One window from the genome of Haladaptatus paucihalophilus DX253 encodes:
- a CDS encoding PKD domain-containing protein, translating into MKLRPVLVALLVLSLFGTAVALPPPGLPGDDLPDAPTNHHSTYAVEQGASCTEVSPIHGDTNVVDFYDYRTPYTNSSSWAYGYFGPKAFTRENGSTMFLYQAPSGVTSLVMIHDKMNKSRTGDNNPMSTVTFGFDGLPSSGQWVLMDDTYPHRDDRWSRTRLDWIWAGSRTDGGVFRGVSGDSKITVTPSWNDDATLYNPQLKHEPVTSWAFLSGGSGSPSATELDMGSPVTIRPGTCGGSLQASLRAAGTASAGTPITLDASRSSDSEGTPTKYRWDYDDDGTVDETTTRPTTTHTYSKPGEHIARVTVVDSNGHTASATTPVTVERTKADIHVTDVSLDRKQVSKGEKVTVSATFKNTGDGDGTIPAVLAVGNSVGARKRVHVAAGKTKTVTYTYEATATGKQEVAVNGVSAGTLAVGQPTTTGEANTTTHAKPGGETTPGSNGSHSFGPNVVFDHPGMSGFVVAVILLGAALVVRR; encoded by the coding sequence ATGAAACTCCGTCCCGTGCTCGTCGCCCTCCTCGTCCTCTCCCTGTTCGGAACCGCGGTCGCGCTTCCACCGCCGGGACTGCCCGGCGACGACCTGCCCGACGCGCCGACGAACCATCACAGCACCTACGCCGTCGAGCAAGGTGCATCCTGTACGGAGGTCAGTCCGATTCACGGCGACACGAACGTCGTCGATTTCTACGACTACCGCACCCCGTACACGAATTCGAGCAGTTGGGCGTACGGCTACTTCGGTCCGAAAGCGTTCACCCGCGAGAACGGGAGCACGATGTTCCTGTACCAGGCCCCGAGCGGCGTGACGAGCCTCGTGATGATCCACGACAAGATGAACAAGAGCCGAACCGGCGACAACAACCCGATGAGCACGGTGACGTTCGGATTCGACGGCCTGCCGAGTTCCGGCCAGTGGGTGCTGATGGACGATACGTACCCCCACCGTGACGACCGCTGGTCGCGGACGCGCCTCGATTGGATCTGGGCCGGGTCGCGCACCGACGGCGGCGTCTTCCGCGGCGTGTCCGGCGATTCGAAGATAACCGTCACGCCCTCGTGGAACGATGATGCGACGCTCTACAACCCGCAACTCAAACACGAACCCGTCACGTCGTGGGCGTTCCTCTCGGGCGGATCGGGGAGTCCGAGCGCGACGGAACTCGACATGGGCTCACCCGTGACCATCCGGCCGGGAACGTGTGGTGGCTCGCTACAGGCGTCGTTGCGGGCCGCGGGGACGGCCAGCGCCGGAACGCCCATCACCCTCGACGCGAGCAGGTCGAGCGACTCGGAGGGGACGCCGACGAAGTACCGCTGGGATTACGACGACGACGGGACGGTAGACGAGACGACGACGCGACCGACGACAACCCACACCTATTCGAAACCGGGCGAACACATCGCCCGCGTGACGGTCGTCGATAGCAACGGGCACACCGCCAGCGCGACCACGCCCGTAACGGTGGAGCGGACGAAAGCGGACATCCACGTCACGGACGTGTCACTCGACCGAAAGCAGGTGTCGAAGGGGGAGAAGGTGACGGTCAGCGCGACGTTCAAGAATACCGGCGACGGCGACGGAACGATTCCGGCCGTCCTCGCGGTCGGTAACTCAGTCGGAGCCAGAAAGCGGGTCCACGTCGCGGCCGGGAAGACGAAGACGGTTACCTACACCTACGAAGCGACGGCGACGGGCAAACAGGAGGTGGCCGTGAACGGCGTTTCGGCGGGGACGCTCGCGGTCGGGCAGCCGACGACGACCGGTGAAGCGAACACGACCACGCACGCCAAACCCGGCGGCGAGACGACCCCCGGTTCGAACGGATCGCATTCGTTCGGTCCGAACGTCGTGTTCGACCACCCCGGCATGAGCGGGTTCGTGGTCGCGGTCATCCTGCTCGGCGCGGCGCTCGTGGTCCGTCGGTGA
- a CDS encoding TIGR01548 family HAD-type hydrolase has translation MNVDAVVLDIDGVLVDVADSYRRAILESVERVHGDTIPKDAIQSFKDASGFNNDWELTYAAALYVLASREGLDSTIEEFTDDIAANGGGLDAAENVVAEELPDDAHETVRAAWDPEHLREVFQQLYLGAELYAELEGEDLKLDTRGYINDEPVLLGSETVEALTANYPVGIVTGRPSAEADIALERVGLDVADEHRFTMDDWEQGKPHPHALMTLGERFGAERVVFVGDTLDDIRTAVNADETDSNREYVGVGVLTGGLTGESGRRKYEEAGAAAVIDSIDDLPALLGEN, from the coding sequence ATGAACGTGGATGCAGTCGTACTCGACATCGACGGGGTACTCGTGGACGTGGCCGACTCCTACCGACGGGCGATACTCGAATCCGTCGAACGGGTCCACGGCGACACCATCCCCAAGGACGCGATTCAGTCGTTCAAGGACGCATCGGGCTTCAACAACGATTGGGAACTGACCTACGCCGCGGCGCTGTACGTCCTCGCCTCCCGCGAGGGGCTGGACAGCACGATAGAGGAATTCACCGACGATATCGCGGCGAACGGCGGCGGCCTCGACGCCGCGGAGAACGTGGTTGCCGAGGAACTGCCCGACGACGCCCACGAAACCGTCCGCGCGGCGTGGGACCCCGAACACCTCCGCGAGGTGTTCCAGCAACTCTACCTCGGCGCGGAACTGTACGCGGAACTCGAAGGCGAGGACCTGAAGCTCGACACGCGAGGGTACATCAACGACGAACCCGTCCTCCTCGGCTCCGAGACGGTGGAAGCGCTCACCGCGAACTACCCGGTCGGTATCGTCACCGGCAGGCCGAGCGCCGAGGCCGACATCGCCCTCGAACGCGTCGGTCTGGACGTGGCCGACGAGCACCGATTCACCATGGACGACTGGGAGCAGGGCAAACCGCATCCCCACGCCCTGATGACGCTGGGAGAGCGCTTCGGCGCCGAACGCGTCGTCTTCGTTGGCGACACCTTGGACGATATTCGAACCGCGGTGAACGCGGACGAGACGGACTCGAACCGCGAGTACGTCGGCGTCGGCGTCCTGACCGGCGGCCTGACGGGCGAGTCGGGTCGCCGAAAGTACGAGGAGGCGGGCGCGGCGGCGGTCATCGACTCCATCGACGACCTTCCGGCGCTCCTCGGGGAAAACTGA
- a CDS encoding methyltransferase domain-containing protein, with translation MDHDELQRRYGRDEFYWGTEPNGLVETVLEFAPERTAPAAIDIGSGEGRDAVYLAEQGYGVLAVDPIPNGLEKTERLAEERGVQLQTKEADINDLDFPSMDVVYSCGALQYLRPENRDAQFERFKAATTDGGIHVLFAFVDHPGIPTPPDWGDNEHFYQPGELRGYYDDWEVLEEDELVFDDNSGGEPHQHAAETIIVEKPDE, from the coding sequence ATGGACCACGACGAACTCCAGCGACGCTACGGTCGCGACGAATTCTACTGGGGAACGGAGCCGAACGGATTGGTCGAGACGGTACTGGAGTTCGCGCCCGAGCGAACCGCGCCCGCCGCCATCGACATCGGTAGCGGCGAGGGACGGGACGCGGTGTACCTCGCCGAGCAGGGCTACGGCGTCCTCGCGGTGGACCCGATTCCGAACGGGTTGGAGAAGACCGAGCGCCTCGCCGAGGAGCGAGGCGTCCAACTCCAGACGAAGGAGGCCGACATCAACGACCTCGACTTCCCGTCGATGGACGTGGTGTACTCCTGTGGCGCGCTCCAGTATCTCCGCCCGGAGAACCGCGACGCGCAATTCGAGCGGTTCAAAGCCGCGACCACGGACGGCGGGATTCACGTCCTGTTCGCGTTCGTCGACCACCCCGGGATTCCGACCCCGCCCGACTGGGGCGACAACGAGCACTTCTACCAGCCCGGCGAACTCCGGGGCTACTACGACGATTGGGAAGTTCTGGAGGAAGACGAACTCGTCTTCGACGATAATTCGGGAGGGGAACCGCACCAGCACGCCGCGGAGACGATAATCGTCGAGAAGCCCGACGAATAA
- a CDS encoding UPF0146 family protein, with protein sequence MNPHIRDEIVTRLADYPRAVEVGIGNRPDVADELAATGVAVTATDIRPRTVPEGVEFRLDDVTDPVVDVYESADVIYAQNLPPELHRPALSVAEECDSVFVFTTLGGDQPSVPVRRETIPGETLFWARE encoded by the coding sequence GTGAACCCGCACATCCGCGACGAAATCGTCACCCGCCTCGCCGATTATCCGCGCGCAGTCGAGGTCGGAATCGGCAATCGACCGGACGTCGCCGACGAACTCGCCGCAACCGGCGTCGCCGTCACCGCGACGGATATCAGACCGCGAACGGTCCCGGAGGGCGTCGAGTTTCGACTGGACGACGTGACCGACCCGGTGGTGGACGTGTACGAGTCGGCGGACGTGATTTACGCTCAAAACCTGCCGCCGGAACTCCATCGCCCCGCGCTCTCGGTGGCCGAGGAGTGCGATTCTGTCTTCGTCTTCACGACCCTCGGCGGCGACCAACCGTCGGTTCCCGTTCGACGGGAGACGATTCCGGGCGAGACGCTGTTTTGGGCGCGGGAGTAG
- a CDS encoding archaemetzincin family Zn-dependent metalloprotease has product MLIDIVPVGDVTGRVKREASAALRAIYDCDVMVHERQEIPSGSHDPNRDQFRAEDFIELASRIGTGEKNIAITPQDLFYRRRNYVFGLAYLDGSGSVISTYRLQPATDGLSSDGGISTKPREEVFSDRVRKEVVHEIGHTLGLEHCDNNRCVMNFSPTVREVDVKEENLCGTCQRQVL; this is encoded by the coding sequence ATGTTGATTGACATCGTCCCCGTGGGGGACGTTACGGGGCGGGTCAAACGCGAGGCGTCAGCGGCCCTTCGGGCGATATACGATTGCGACGTGATGGTGCACGAGCGACAGGAAATCCCCTCCGGGTCCCACGACCCCAACCGCGACCAGTTTCGCGCCGAGGATTTCATCGAACTGGCGAGTCGCATCGGAACCGGCGAGAAGAACATCGCCATCACACCACAGGACCTCTTTTACCGCCGTCGCAACTACGTCTTCGGTCTCGCCTATCTCGACGGCAGCGGCAGCGTCATCTCCACCTACCGACTCCAACCCGCGACCGACGGTCTGTCCTCCGACGGCGGCATCTCCACCAAGCCGCGGGAAGAGGTGTTCTCGGACCGCGTTCGAAAGGAAGTCGTCCACGAAATCGGGCACACGCTCGGCCTCGAACACTGCGACAACAACCGCTGTGTAATGAACTTCTCGCCGACCGTCCGCGAGGTGGACGTGAAAGAGGAGAACCTCTGTGGCACCTGCCAGCGTCAGGTGCTCTGA
- a CDS encoding helix-turn-helix domain-containing protein — protein MKYVRLTLRHPREMRNPMRSFIMEHDAMERAELLNWNLSHEDRDYVLFRIVGEMEPYAEAVDAAPLIHDYELTPLDDASFYAYIEHEKRDVDADFRTAFAGTSILVIPPITYTSDGAMRMELVGKSADMRAVMEDVDADIDVSVEQVSEYDTPQMGLWAELTERQRSALETAVAVGYYDVPREAGVEAVAKEMNCAPSTASTHLRNAESRIVRKLVQST, from the coding sequence ATGAAGTACGTTCGGCTCACGCTTCGCCATCCGCGGGAGATGCGGAACCCGATGCGGTCGTTCATCATGGAGCACGACGCGATGGAGCGGGCGGAACTACTGAACTGGAACCTCTCGCACGAGGACCGGGATTACGTCCTCTTTCGAATCGTCGGCGAGATGGAACCGTACGCCGAGGCGGTGGACGCCGCTCCACTGATCCACGACTACGAGTTGACGCCGCTCGACGACGCCTCGTTCTACGCCTACATCGAACACGAAAAGCGCGACGTGGACGCCGACTTTCGCACCGCGTTCGCGGGGACGAGCATTCTCGTGATTCCGCCAATCACGTACACCAGCGACGGGGCGATGCGGATGGAACTCGTCGGAAAGTCCGCGGACATGCGCGCCGTGATGGAGGACGTGGACGCCGACATCGACGTGTCGGTCGAACAGGTCAGCGAGTACGACACGCCACAGATGGGACTCTGGGCGGAGTTGACGGAGCGCCAGCGGTCGGCGCTCGAAACGGCCGTCGCGGTCGGCTACTACGACGTGCCGCGAGAGGCCGGTGTCGAGGCGGTGGCGAAGGAAATGAACTGTGCACCGAGCACGGCTTCGACGCACCTTCGAAACGCGGAATCGAGAATCGTCAGGAAACTCGTTCAGAGCACCTGA
- a CDS encoding cytochrome P450, with protein sequence MTTSETAPTERSDDPPLPPGPTSYPGVGNTIGFLRDPFAFYDGLREYGDVVSYSVAGEDFCTLLHPEHVERVLVTEESKFGKSEFIREAGEKFIGNGLFASEGEFWRRQRTMMQPAFYRERIGTYAEPMVAFAAETADSWDDGEAIRLQQVMKRLTLRILATALFDHDVRGADSSIHDAARGIARAINEKSDAGSVDSLLPDWVPTATNRRYRRAITRFDEAVERLIDERRDEPPGDDFLSILLHATDDRGEGMSDEALRDELATFLFAGHETTALALTYCLYLLSNHPRVRRKLNDELDSVLDGDAPTMADLRALDYTDKIVTEALRRYPPAYVVFRETKQDVILGGYTIPEGTSLTLPQFVIQNDDRWFDDPETFDPDRWTPEMKADLPDYAYFPFGGGPRHCIGMRFANAEIRLVLATIAQRVEFDTTTDELDLRMGTTLEPTNPIEMTVKTR encoded by the coding sequence ATGACGACCTCCGAAACCGCGCCGACCGAGCGCTCGGACGACCCCCCGCTTCCGCCGGGACCGACATCGTACCCCGGCGTGGGGAACACCATCGGTTTCCTCCGCGACCCGTTCGCGTTCTACGACGGCCTCCGCGAGTACGGCGACGTGGTGTCGTACTCCGTCGCGGGCGAGGACTTCTGTACGCTCCTCCACCCCGAGCACGTCGAGCGGGTGCTCGTCACGGAGGAGTCGAAGTTCGGAAAGAGCGAGTTCATTCGGGAGGCGGGTGAGAAATTCATCGGGAACGGACTCTTCGCCAGCGAGGGCGAGTTCTGGCGACGCCAGCGGACGATGATGCAACCCGCGTTCTACCGCGAACGCATCGGAACCTACGCGGAGCCGATGGTCGCGTTCGCGGCCGAAACCGCCGACTCGTGGGACGACGGGGAGGCGATTCGACTCCAGCAGGTGATGAAACGGTTGACGCTTCGAATCCTCGCCACGGCCCTGTTCGACCACGACGTTCGCGGAGCAGACTCGTCCATCCACGACGCGGCGCGCGGTATCGCGCGGGCCATCAACGAGAAGAGCGACGCGGGGTCAGTCGATTCGCTGCTCCCCGATTGGGTTCCCACCGCGACGAATCGGCGGTACCGGCGCGCGATAACTCGGTTCGACGAGGCCGTCGAGCGCCTCATCGACGAGCGGCGCGACGAACCGCCGGGCGACGACTTCCTCTCGATTCTCCTCCACGCGACGGACGACCGAGGGGAGGGTATGTCGGACGAGGCGCTCCGCGACGAGCTGGCGACGTTCCTCTTCGCGGGCCACGAGACCACCGCGCTCGCGCTCACCTACTGCCTGTACCTGCTTTCGAACCATCCGCGGGTGCGTCGAAAACTGAACGACGAACTCGATTCCGTGCTGGACGGCGACGCGCCGACGATGGCCGACTTGCGGGCGCTCGACTACACCGACAAAATAGTCACCGAAGCCCTTCGTCGCTATCCTCCCGCCTACGTCGTCTTCCGCGAGACGAAGCAGGACGTCATCCTCGGCGGCTACACGATTCCCGAGGGGACATCGCTGACGCTCCCGCAGTTCGTGATTCAGAACGACGACCGCTGGTTCGACGACCCGGAGACGTTCGACCCCGACCGGTGGACCCCCGAGATGAAAGCCGACCTGCCGGACTACGCCTACTTCCCGTTCGGCGGCGGGCCGCGCCACTGCATCGGGATGCGCTTTGCGAACGCCGAAATTCGACTCGTGTTGGCGACCATCGCGCAACGAGTCGAGTTCGACACCACTACCGACGAACTCGACTTACGGATGGGGACGACGCTCGAACCGACGAATCCCATCGAGATGACCGTGAAAACGCGTTAG
- a CDS encoding DsbA family protein has product MVLSRRQLLATTGVTVLGGCLGGNQDGASGGDSTDETTSATNGNSNPVASAPIPKNPDEHEYAIAGTGTADTTVRYFSNWKCPYCAQFSTGFLGEIVSEYVEPGEIDIELRTLGYFGDEPFLGPDAPRASEAGLAVWNVDPQSFWGYYEYVFSHQPSEKKQWATTDKLLSFMEKAGVKRRDEIKTQIESNEYESLLHQSDTAAQRAGVNSTPMLVINGEAVVALKKDEVRKRLDSATK; this is encoded by the coding sequence ATGGTCCTCTCACGGCGACAACTTCTCGCAACGACCGGCGTAACCGTTCTCGGTGGCTGTCTCGGGGGCAATCAGGACGGTGCGTCGGGCGGGGACTCCACCGACGAAACTACGTCCGCGACGAACGGGAACTCGAACCCCGTTGCGAGCGCACCGATTCCGAAGAACCCTGACGAACACGAGTACGCGATTGCGGGCACGGGCACGGCGGACACGACGGTACGGTATTTCAGCAACTGGAAGTGCCCGTACTGCGCGCAGTTCAGCACGGGATTTCTGGGCGAGATAGTGAGCGAGTACGTCGAACCGGGCGAAATCGACATCGAACTCCGAACGCTCGGATACTTCGGGGACGAGCCGTTTCTGGGGCCGGACGCACCGCGCGCCTCGGAAGCGGGACTCGCGGTGTGGAACGTCGACCCGCAGTCGTTCTGGGGGTACTACGAGTACGTGTTCTCCCACCAACCCTCGGAGAAAAAACAGTGGGCGACGACGGACAAACTGCTCTCGTTCATGGAGAAAGCGGGCGTGAAACGCCGGGACGAGATCAAAACCCAAATCGAGTCGAACGAGTACGAGTCGCTCCTGCACCAGTCTGACACAGCGGCGCAGCGAGCGGGCGTCAACAGCACGCCGATGCTGGTCATCAACGGCGAGGCCGTCGTCGCGCTCAAGAAGGACGAAGTGAGAAAACGGCTTGATTCCGCGACGAAGTGA
- a CDS encoding ribosome biogenesis/translation initiation ATPase RLI: protein MADDSIAVVDLERCSPDRCNYECKNFCPPNRTGKECITLRGEDTAEGQPDQVHISEEICLGETCGICVEKCPFDAIEIINLPSELQEDPVHRYGENAFSLYGLPVPQEGQVTGILGPNGSGKTTAVRILAGELAPNLGQFEDPPGWDTILDRYRGTELQDYLSEVRDGDVTVARKPQYVDKIPDQFDGSTADLLSRTDERGVLDDLLERLEIEHVMDQDIDSLSGGELQRVALTAALARDADFYFLDEITPYLDISQRVTVARLLQEMANEQGRSMLVVEHDLAILDLVADNLHVAYGEPGAYGVITTPKSVRNGINEYLKGYLNNENMRIRPNAIEFDEHAPRETVTADPLVEYPDLRKSYGEGEFSLDVEGGTIYENEVLGIVGPNGIGKSTFAKLLAGRLEPDEGDVDFALDISYKPQYIEIDQPMRVDVFLSSLTDDMGTSYWDTEIAQPLQLDRIMEQDLTDLSGGERQRVAIAACLSKPADLYLLDEPSAYLDVEQRVRATRAIRRYAEIQDATVLVIDHDTYMIDLLSDRLMVFDGEPAEHGHAGRPKGMRDGMNDFLANLDITFRRDENVGRPRINKPGSQLDRQQKNDGEYYYS from the coding sequence ATGGCGGACGACAGTATCGCGGTCGTGGACCTCGAGCGGTGTTCCCCCGACCGATGCAACTACGAGTGTAAGAACTTCTGCCCGCCGAACCGGACGGGCAAGGAGTGTATCACGCTCCGCGGCGAGGACACCGCCGAGGGACAGCCCGACCAGGTGCACATCAGCGAGGAAATATGCCTCGGCGAAACCTGCGGCATCTGCGTCGAGAAGTGTCCGTTCGACGCCATCGAGATCATCAACCTCCCGAGCGAGCTGCAGGAGGACCCCGTCCACCGCTACGGCGAAAACGCCTTCTCGCTCTACGGACTGCCGGTGCCCCAAGAGGGACAGGTCACGGGGATTCTCGGACCGAACGGGAGCGGGAAAACGACGGCCGTGCGAATTCTCGCGGGAGAACTCGCGCCGAACCTCGGCCAGTTCGAGGACCCGCCGGGATGGGACACCATCCTCGACCGCTACCGCGGAACCGAGCTTCAGGACTACCTGAGCGAAGTCCGCGACGGCGACGTAACCGTCGCGCGAAAACCGCAGTACGTCGATAAGATTCCCGACCAGTTCGATGGAAGCACCGCCGACCTGCTCTCCCGAACCGACGAGCGCGGCGTCCTCGACGACCTCCTCGAACGGCTCGAAATCGAGCACGTGATGGACCAGGACATCGACAGCCTCTCGGGCGGTGAGCTCCAGCGCGTCGCTCTGACGGCGGCGCTCGCCCGGGACGCCGACTTCTACTTCCTCGACGAAATCACGCCGTACCTCGACATCAGCCAGCGGGTCACGGTCGCCCGCCTGCTACAGGAGATGGCGAACGAGCAGGGTCGTTCCATGCTCGTGGTCGAACACGACCTCGCCATCCTCGACCTCGTGGCCGACAACCTGCACGTCGCGTACGGCGAACCCGGCGCGTACGGTGTCATCACGACGCCGAAATCGGTGCGCAACGGCATCAACGAGTACCTCAAGGGGTACCTCAACAACGAGAACATGCGGATTCGTCCGAACGCCATCGAGTTCGACGAACACGCCCCGCGGGAGACGGTCACCGCCGACCCGCTCGTGGAGTACCCCGACCTGCGAAAGTCGTACGGCGAGGGCGAGTTCTCGCTCGACGTCGAAGGCGGCACGATTTACGAAAACGAAGTGCTGGGCATCGTCGGCCCGAACGGTATCGGGAAATCGACGTTCGCAAAGCTCCTCGCCGGACGGCTCGAACCGGACGAGGGCGACGTGGACTTCGCGCTCGACATCTCGTACAAACCGCAGTACATCGAAATCGACCAACCGATGCGCGTGGACGTCTTCCTCTCGTCGCTGACCGACGACATGGGCACGTCGTACTGGGATACCGAAATCGCCCAACCGCTCCAACTCGACCGCATCATGGAGCAGGACCTCACGGACCTCTCCGGCGGCGAGCGCCAGCGAGTCGCCATCGCGGCCTGCCTGTCGAAGCCCGCCGACCTCTACCTGCTGGACGAACCGTCGGCGTACCTCGACGTCGAACAGCGCGTCCGCGCGACGCGCGCCATCCGCCGCTACGCCGAGATTCAGGACGCGACGGTGTTGGTCATCGACCACGACACGTACATGATAGACCTGCTCTCGGACCGCCTGATGGTGTTCGATGGCGAACCCGCGGAGCACGGGCACGCCGGACGCCCGAAGGGAATGCGCGACGGCATGAACGACTTCCTCGCCAACCTCGACATCACGTTCCGCCGCGACGAGAACGTGGGTCGGCCGCGCATCAACAAGCCGGGCAGTCAGCTCGACCGCCAGCAGAAAAACGACGGCGAATATTACTACAGCTAA
- a CDS encoding EMC6-like membrane protein: MATEKASERRAAHLRSITVTSLASISGIVAGFASAMIVGTSETAATDQMGLTIMLAFVVVQLPLLYLMGYELDGIKDTLFVAFMTFSLWYITWGILLINNVSL; this comes from the coding sequence ATGGCGACTGAAAAGGCATCAGAGCGACGGGCGGCCCATCTCAGGAGCATCACCGTCACGTCGCTCGCTTCGATATCTGGCATCGTTGCCGGGTTCGCCTCCGCTATGATAGTGGGGACGTCGGAGACGGCGGCGACAGACCAGATGGGATTGACCATCATGCTCGCGTTCGTGGTCGTCCAACTCCCGCTATTGTATCTCATGGGCTATGAGTTGGACGGAATCAAAGACACACTCTTCGTCGCGTTCATGACGTTCTCGCTCTGGTACATCACGTGGGGTATTCTCCTCATCAACAACGTGAGCCTCTAA
- a CDS encoding winged helix-turn-helix domain-containing protein, producing MSQTEREQIDDLPPSAKLVFKVLEYKGSLTQKQIVDESMLSARTVRYALERLEDIGVVDEDIYFADARQNLYEIDVPTEVEPDQCADAQCAE from the coding sequence ATGAGCCAGACCGAACGGGAGCAAATCGACGATCTCCCCCCAAGTGCCAAACTCGTTTTCAAGGTTCTCGAATACAAAGGGTCGCTCACCCAGAAGCAGATCGTGGACGAGTCGATGCTGTCCGCACGGACGGTCCGCTACGCGCTCGAACGACTCGAAGACATCGGCGTCGTGGACGAGGACATCTACTTCGCGGACGCGCGGCAGAACCTCTACGAAATCGACGTGCCGACCGAAGTGGAACCGGACCAGTGTGCGGACGCCCAGTGCGCGGAATAG
- a CDS encoding NAD-dependent epimerase/dehydratase family protein translates to MNAFVIGGTGLISTGIVARLADDGDTVTVFTRGNHDEELPDGITHVEGDRHDTDVLEEAVADADPDAIVDMVCFSPETARETVDAVAPHIDQYVFCSTVDVYHRPPERNPITEDAARHPNVSDYGRNKADAEDVFMDAHEDGRFETTVIRPWSTYGEGGGVLHTFGDDTYYLDRLRAGKPVVVHGDGTSIWGPCHRDDVARAFVNAVGNEDAFGEAYHVTSEEFITWNQYHRRVASAIGAPEPELVHVPTEVLTAVAPERTAMLRDHFQYATTFDNRKAKRDLDFEYTIDFETGVARTVEWLDERDRIDDWEEEPFEDALIEEWRAATSDVVAEMGTYR, encoded by the coding sequence ATGAACGCGTTCGTCATCGGCGGTACCGGACTCATCAGCACCGGAATCGTCGCTCGACTCGCCGACGACGGCGACACCGTGACGGTGTTCACGCGCGGGAATCACGACGAGGAACTGCCGGACGGCATCACGCACGTCGAAGGGGACCGACACGATACGGACGTCCTCGAAGAAGCGGTCGCGGACGCCGACCCCGACGCGATAGTGGACATGGTCTGTTTCTCGCCGGAAACGGCGCGTGAGACCGTCGATGCAGTCGCGCCCCACATCGACCAGTACGTCTTCTGTAGCACCGTCGATGTCTACCACCGCCCGCCAGAGCGCAACCCCATCACCGAGGACGCAGCTAGACACCCGAACGTGAGCGACTACGGCCGCAACAAGGCCGACGCCGAGGACGTGTTCATGGATGCCCACGAGGACGGGAGATTCGAGACGACCGTCATCCGCCCGTGGAGCACTTACGGCGAAGGCGGCGGCGTCCTCCACACCTTCGGCGACGACACGTACTACCTCGACCGTCTTCGGGCGGGAAAGCCCGTCGTCGTCCACGGCGACGGCACCTCGATTTGGGGGCCGTGCCACCGCGACGACGTGGCCCGCGCGTTCGTGAACGCCGTCGGCAACGAGGACGCCTTCGGCGAGGCCTACCACGTCACGAGCGAGGAGTTCATCACGTGGAACCAGTACCACCGCCGAGTCGCCAGCGCCATCGGCGCGCCCGAACCGGAACTCGTCCACGTCCCGACCGAGGTGCTGACCGCCGTCGCACCGGAGCGAACCGCGATGCTCCGGGACCACTTCCAGTACGCGACGACGTTCGACAACCGCAAGGCGAAACGCGACCTCGATTTCGAGTACACGATAGACTTCGAGACGGGCGTCGCCCGGACGGTCGAATGGCTGGACGAGCGGGACCGAATCGACGACTGGGAGGAAGAACCGTTCGAGGACGCGCTCATCGAGGAGTGGCGGGCCGCCACGTCCGACGTGGTCGCGGAAATGGGGACGTATCGATAA